A single window of Leishmania panamensis strain MHOM/PA/94/PSC-1 chromosome 35 sequence DNA harbors:
- a CDS encoding hypothetical protein (TriTrypDB/GeneDB-style sysID: LpmP.35.1860) translates to MLTTTVFPVASSPRSHSMSTSIPLGSQSTKIDPSNPFPADGKVGAQHPVSYFTVALTQPVLVVIRMTESSTASRCALFLSCSCPKPDANNAAWRLISPEPVKQIVLHPADPSYRADMLHIAVHYLEPSGQSHFQLRVRVQSEFFAMWLRTGEGTRAATGAAAGDYVTSVKKVRSAGVSASGKVTAADAAAVLAVPMLRTMLAAPVAQTSGTIATSTGVPFTSLYVGDWRGDQRSGLGFQYYAAPEVMVSQMTLTGGYVKDFEHSSASNNNSSDRDATCTFTSQPAAVAAGVPVAQPLMLLRAFSERHNLPWSAWSIPDTLTPEELARMGFGFCFPSASRMRDDNVGTGLTSDRAAVPSKGPTASSPTGSSSGAGAAALPTTSPTPPVAPYPTAAEGIAALGTAIDAFVVAEIMSGEVDAWQVLPVQPGVEVYAGQWVANRKEGKGAYQWSDRSYVGEWVGGRREGYGLLRRQDGRWYRGQWERHVPHGRGEACLTPGGLLYKGEWRDGRRHGLGALTYPNGMTVHGMWVGDEMHPRVHVMYHDGGTYDGLWDPEKACRQGQGTWTDTQGCKHTYEWQSDIRVGAGQEAYPNGVLMHGVWQAGELVESTYVFPNGDRHVGSLDAILHIREGVGTTVSADGASAYTGAWHQDKRSGHGMQTVQKPPRACKSSEPTASPCVERYEGEWFNDVRSGQGRLTDGDDIYEGQFALNCRDGVGVQHNTRTGSFYQGNWKANRRCGAGTYYSATQGMTYEGIFMHDRLTGLGTATNTAFAEQYTGSWLDGLQHGHGSLRLANGDVLRGVWHRGVPEATATVEYVEAALLADGPHRAEAAVPRYVGGWQDGVREGTGTQVFRDGSVYEGMWHANKQHGHGRRTTASGESVECEWRGGCILDGCVGVARFADGSVYHGHVNVAGVPHGAGVLTYADSTVFDGQFLDGIYQL, encoded by the coding sequence ATGCTCACCACGACGGTGTTCCCTgtggcgtcgtcgccgcgctCGCACTCCATGAGCACGTCCATCCCACTCGGTTCGCAGTCAACTAAGATTGACCCGAGCAACCCTTTCCCGGCAGACGGCAAGGTCGGCGCGCAGCACCCTGTCTCGTACTTCACGGTTGCGCTTACCCAACCGGTTCTTGTTGTCATCCGCATGACGGAGAGCAGCACGGCCAGCCGCTGTGCGCTCTTCTTGAGTTGCTCCTGCCCCAAGCCGGACGCGAACAACGCGGCGTGGCGCCTCATCTCCCCTGAGCCAGTTAAGCAAATCGTCCTGCACCCTGCCGACCCTTCCTACCGCGCCGACATGCTGCACATCGCTGTTCACTACCTCGAGCCGAGTGGCCAGTCGCACTTTCAGCTGCGGGTGAGGGTGCAGTCGGAGTTCTTCGCGATGTGGCTGCGAACCGGCGAGGGGACGCGAGCTGCGaccggtgctgcagcgggggACTACGTGACTTCCGTCAAGAAAGTACGATCTGCCGGCGTGTCTGCCTCTGGCAAGGTGACGGCggccgatgcagcagctgtgcttgCGGTGCCGATGTTGCGCACGATGCTGGCTGCGCCGGTAGCGCAGACATCGGGCACCATTGCAACCTCGACAGGTGTGCCGTTCACTTCCCTCTACGTTGGCGACTGGCGCGGCGACCAGCGGAGCGGGTTGGGCTTTCAGTACTACGCCGCGCCCGAAGTGATGGTGTCGCAGATGACGCTGACTGGGGGCTACGTGAAGGACTTCGAGCATAGCAGTGCCAgtaacaacaacagcagtgaCCGCGACGCCACCTGCACCTTCACTTCGCAgcctgctgccgtggcagctGGCGTGCCTGTGGCGCAGCCCTTGATGCTGCTTCGTGCCTTTAGTGAGCGACACAACTTGCCGTGGTCTGCCTGGAGCATTCCTGACACGCTCACCCCGGAAGAACTGGCGCGTATGGGCTTCGGCTTCTGCTTTCCTTCGGCCTCTCGTATGAGAGACGACAACGTCGGGACTGGTTTGACGTCAGACCGCGCGGCCGTGCCGAGCAAAGGTCCAACAGCTTCTAGTCCTACGGGCAGCTCCTcaggcgcaggtgccgcggcgctgccgacAACGTCTCCAACGCCGCCGGTCGCGCCTTACCCCACCGCGGCGGAGGGGATCGCAGCTCTCGGCACCGCCATCGATGCGTTTGTGGTTGCGGAGATCATGAGTGGTGAGGTGGATGCCTGGCAggtgctgccggtgcagccTGGTGTGGAGGTGTACGCAGGCCAGTGGGTAGCGAACCGGAAGGAGGGCAAGGGCGCCTACCAGTGGAGCGACCGCTCCTACGTCGGGGAGTGGGTTGGTGGACGCCGCGAGGGGTATGGTCTGCTTCGTCGGCAAGACGGGAGGTGGTACCGCGGGCAGTGGGAGCGACACGTTCCGCACGGCCGTGGCGAAGCATGCCTCACACCAGGAGGCCTCTTGTACAAGGGAGAGTGGCGAGACGGTCGGCGCCACGGTTTGGGTGCTCTCACATATCCGAATGGCATGACGGTGCATGGGATGTGGGTTGGCGATGAGATGCATCCACGCGTGCACGTCATGTATCACGACGGAGGCACATACGATGGCTTGTGGGATCCAGAGAAGGCGTGCCGGCAGGGGCAAGGCACGTGGACCGACACGCAGGGATGCAAACACACCTACGAGTGGCAGAGTGACATCCGCGTCGGCGCTGGTCAGGAGGCTTACCCGAACGGTGTTCTAATGCATGGCGTTTGGCAAGCAGGCGAGCTAGTCGAGAGCACCTATGTGTTCCCAAACGGAGACCGGCACGTCGGCTCCTTGGATGCGATACTGCACATCCGTGAGGGAGTCGGGACCACAGTCTCAGCGGACGGCGCCTCCGCCTACACAGGCGCATGGCACCAGGACAAACGCAGTGGGCACGGCATGCAGACTGTACAGAAGCCGCCGCGGGCATGCAAGTCGAGCGAGCCCACTGCGAGTCCATGTGTGGAGCGGTACGAGGGGGAGTGGTTCAACGACGTGCGCAGTGGGCAGGGCCGGCTGACAGACGGTGACGACATCTACGAAGGTCAATTCGCGCTCAACTGTCGTGACGGCGTTGGTGTGCAGCACAACACGCGCACCGGATCCTTCTACCAGGGCAACTGGAAGGCGaatcgccgctgcggagctggCACCTACTACAGTGCCACGCAGGGCATGACCTACGAGGGCATCTTTATGCACGACCGCTTGACGGGTCTTGGGACGGCGACGAACACTGCTTTCGCGGAGCAGTACACCGGCAGCTGGTTGGACGGGCTTCAGCACGGTCACGGGTCGCTGCGACTTGCAAACGGGGACGTACTACGCGGCGTGTGGCACCGCGGCGTCCCTgaggccaccgccactgtggAATACGTTGAGGCAGCACTGCTAGCGGATGGACCCCATCGCGCCGAGGCAGCCGTGCCACGGTACGTCGGAGGATGGCAGGACGGGGTGCGTGAGGGTACCGGTACGCAAGTTTTCCGTGACGGCAGCGTGTACGAGGGCATGTGGCACGCGAACAAACAACATGGCCACGGTCGCCGCACTACCGCGTCTGGCGAGTCGGTGGAGTGTGAGTGGCGAGGTGGATGCATTCTTGACGGCTGCGTCGGCGTTGCCCGCTTCGCCGACGGGAGCGTTTACCACGGTCACGTGAACGTCGCCGGTGTGCCGCACGGCGCAGGCGTGTTGACGTACGCAGACAGCACCGTCTTTGACGGACAATTTCTTGACGGGATTTATCAGCTTTGA
- a CDS encoding hypothetical protein (TriTrypDB/GeneDB-style sysID: LpmP.35.1830), producing MPAICFSSPFNGGTRGNPASSITAFKVREKHEAGMRLLQEGLVYEAIQLFQEASFFDVENVRPIVALAECYVFLCDLRSAIRCYWRTLWSLDKKEMDDYCCRANGIHTDTDDRVSAADNRRSDASNSPAGEWLKSGEETLFSALPDGSQETHEYDFEAAQKATPASFTAVEDHSPSDPSTPYVAGGIHSVERAACFSEPQRPLAKSVEAAAHAGPSLAPRSQAPRAELTVKDIRARLAGVLDALGLSLYRVGSVEQALRCTTEALELLDDAARAGEGGRNDMYVSKSSQLLTDPTISLHRGVYLMALQRDEEAEALLEAHFAVFLQWRPQAAALLVQLYCNRQAFRKARMLLEVQEKADSGNPDSSKAPTEVHGNLDEVLRSGRGDTVSPSPPSAAAPESLAVAKYLFTELYARYRTAAFASNNEASITRCLGIYPNDIDLLFRRAQLNLSAGKPKQSVKDLFRCVRETNGEHKEAMEAMTKVLFTIGLSLNGEAEMQDAVTYYSESLKWRPDNVLVLLARGDCYTKMESFEAALADYESVLCFAPGQRDARQRIASLHDLWGRKLFAQGQPEQAEAEFTNAIKTDGQNPQFYYHRALCRLKLDQGRYALRDVLSCKELHPCAPHLCAFIARYLELVQPPEASQRGNTSRTSARQVVAGPVRAALPPPHRGTRAAHTPPALRDRGGPPALQRMHDRNTDDTPFHSANGGPSTATSVLPRIKRQVPKQKRAELEGWVRGCRTTLHQRETGAPAPVK from the coding sequence ATGCCGGCGATAtgcttttcttcccccttcaACGGTGGCACGCGGGGGAATCCGGCGTCGTCTATCACCGCCTTCAAGGTGCGCGAAAAGCACGAGGCGGGCATGCGCCTGTTACAAGAGGGACTCGTCTACGAGGCAATTCAACTCTTCCAGGAAGCGTCCTTCTTCGATGTCGAAAACGTACGGCCCATCGTTGCGCTCGCTGAGTGCTACGTCTTTCTCTGTGACCTGCGGTCCGCCATTCGCTGTTACTGGCGGACACTGTGGTCGCTGGACAAGAAAGAGATGGATGActactgctgccgcgctaACGGAATCCACACAGACACTGACGACAGAGTCTCTGCTGCAGACAACCGTCGCTCTGACGCGTCAAACTCACCGGCAGGCGAGTGGCTGAAAAGTGGGGAGGAAACGCTTTTCTCTGCCCTTCCAGATGGTAGTCAGGAGACACACGAATATGATTtcgaggcggcgcagaaaGCTACGCCTGCATCCTTCACGGCTGTCGAAGACCACAGCCCGTCGGACCCCTCTACCCCCTACGTTGCAGGCGGTATACACTCGGTGGAGAGGGCAGCGTGCTTCTCCGAGCCCCAGCGACCTCTGGCGAAATcagtggaggcagcggctcACGCGGGGCCATCGCTGGCACCGCGTTCACAAGCACCGCGTGCGGAGCTCACTGTGAAGGACATACGCGCGCGCCTTGCGGGAGTGCTGGACGCCTTAGGACTCTCTCTGTATCGGGTAGGCAGCGTCGAGCAAGCTCTCCGGTGCACCACCGAGGCCCTGGAACTGCTGGACGATGCCGCACGGGCGGGCGAGGGCGGAAGAAACGACATGTACGTGAGCAAGTCCTCGCAGCTACTGACCGACCCGACAATTTCGCTGCATCGCGGCGTGTACCTtatggcgctgcagcgcgatgaagaggcggaggcgctgctcgaggcgCACTTCGCCGTCTTTCTACAGTGGCGTccgcaggcggcggcgcttctgGTTCAGCTCTACTGCAACCGCCAAGCTTTCCGCAAGGCGCGAATGCTGCTAgaggtgcaggagaaggcggacTCGGGTAACCCCGACTCCAGCAAGGCCCCGACCGAAGTCCACGGCAACCTCGATGAGGTGCTGCGTAGTGGACGAGGGGACACCGTGTCCCCGTCGCCGcccagcgcagccgcgccggaGTCGCTGGCGGTTGCCAAGTACCTATTCACCGAGCTGTACGCGCGGTACCGCACGGCAGCCTTCGCGAGCAACAATGAGGCCAGCATCACCCGCTGCCTCGGCATTTACCCGAATGACATTGACCTGCTGTTCCGCCGAGCCCAGCTGAACCTTTCGGCGGGGAAGCCCAAGCAGAGTGTCAAGGATCTGTTCCGTTGCGTGCGAGAGACGAACGGTGAGCACAAGGAGGCCATGGAGGCCATGACGAAGGTGCTCTTCACGATCGGCTTGTCCTTGAACGGCGAGGCCGAAATGCAGGACGCCGTCACCTACTACTCTGAGTCGCTCAAGTGGCGACCAGACAacgtgctggtgctgctggcgcgtgGCGACTGCTATACCAAAATGGAGTCCTTTGAGGCGGCGCTCGCTGACTATGAGTCGGTCTTGTGCTTTGCGCCAGGCCAGCGTGATGCGCGGCAGCGAATCGCCTCGCTACACGACTTGTGGGGTCGGAAGCTTTTCGCCCAGGGCCAGCCAGAGCAGGCAGAAGCGGAGTTCACCAATGCTATCAAGACGGACGGCCAAAACCCGCAGTTTTACTATCACCGTGCCCTGTGCCGCCTCAAGCTCGATCAGGGCCGCTATGCCTTGCGCGACGTGCTTTCCTGCAAGGAGCTTCACCCTTGTGCACCGCACCTTTGCGCCTTCATTGCGCGGTACctggagctggtgcagccGCCTGAGGCTAGCCAACGCGGCAACACCTCTCGGACGTCCGCTAGGCAAGTTGTTGCAGGCCCTGTGcgcgctgcactgccaccgccgcaccgaGGTACTCGCGCGGCTCATACGCCACCGGCACTACGTGATCGTGGCGGGCCTCCTGCGTTGCAGCGGATGCATGACCGGAACACTGACGACACGCCATTTCACTCCGCCAACGGTGGCCCCTCGACAGCGACTTCGGTCCTTCCCAGGATCAAGCGCCAGGTACCGAAGCAGAAACGCGCTGAACTCGAAGGGTGGGTGCGAGGGTGCCGAACGACGCTGCACCAACGCGAAACAGGGGCACCTGCTCCCGTGAAATAG
- a CDS encoding exoribonuclease 2, putative (TriTrypDB/GeneDB-style sysID: LpmP.35.1840), which translates to MGIAGFFLWLQRWYGDCVDNVPQDVVDAAFKGQALPRSHASAYSYDNFYVDMNGLIHPCCHDTAPLPEPENEEEMFERMFDQLDLLVRVVRPKKCLVLCIDGVAPRSKMNQQRSRRFRAADERLESDAISNACADRIVSEYSLPRPRVRERWDHNVITPSTAFMERVALALEWYIMKKLNEDAEWRHLTVVFSDAHVPGEGEHKIMQYIRGLRSQPGYDYNTTHVIHGMDADLICLGLSTHEKRVCILRNQLTETFQPDHNRFCYFNLQMYRTKLMKDFANIEGMQFERVVDDFIFLCFFVGNDFLPHVPLVSIKTRGIELLLDHYVRDFALHGYLTHLGEVDYAHLHIFLMNFASKCMIKLTKEYYGIVRARERAKQHVEERITKTEAQVSEVLGTLLPDRSNAQEVSDVLLGLMSSVRKERTRLVVDKQPLGFSYLDKMYRDAYYQQKFGWDHSINRAAFENQIRLCCAEYLRGMQWVMRYYTKGCPSWEWYFPYHYAPLLQDLAAFTATVNVEMRMSAPLHPVEQLLAVLPRLSVHALPEELHEAVNDPKSLLGKFYPDMVDVDFSEANFSYQGVLRIPFINCEALSTACRKLVELEEDFGSTFLYCHESTLLAKQLDALTGPSNSSLPVATGLTPPVVPIPASVALTTPIAGRVGRYEAEWPRHEELQCPDPGMAKFTRYGKRIKENQVNQYRYELSTQADYRPILMAAETTTNNATAAASKRSKRLAGKDSPPQRRQRDRDADHVVSSKDAKRKRSFSRHDDNRDKRKRHRSDGEREQDGKSRRRSKNGDARESSSSSPHTSSSRDRSGHDHGTRHSRRLRDCCKEGKKSSQHEIRSRESTSEAHPAPSSSSSQRAKKKSRDGKESRTSTKVASTKTLRRGHRQRHTRERSA; encoded by the coding sequence ATGGGCATTGCCGGCTTCTTTTTGTGGTTGCAGCGGTGGTACGGCGATTGCGTCGACAACGTCCCTCAGGATGTGGTAGATGCTGCCTTCAAGGGTCAGGCGCTTCCGCGCAGCCATGCCAGCGCGTACTCGTACGACAACTTCTATGTGGACATGAACGGGTTAATTCACCCGTGCTGCCACGACACGGCGCCGCTACCGGAGCCAGAgaatgaggaggagatgtTTGAGCGCATGTTTGACCAGCTGGACCTCCTAGTCAGGGTGGTGCGTCCCAAGAAGTGCCTCGTACTGTGCATCGACGGCGTCGCCCCACGTAGCAAGATGAATCAGCAGCGTAGCCGTCGCTTCCGCGCCGCAGATGAGCGCCTGGAGAGCGACGCCATCTCGAACGCCTGCGCGGACCGTATCGTTTCCGAGTACAGCCTTCCCCGGCCACGCGTCCGAGAGCGCTGGGACCACAACGTCATAACCCCATCCACGGCATTCATGGAGCGCGTTGCTCTCGCGTTGGAGTGGTACATTATGAAGAAGCTGAACGAGGACGCTGAATGGCGCCACTTGACAGTCGTCTTCTCcgacgcgcacgtgccgGGCGAGGGTGAGCACAAGATCATGCAATACATCCGCGGCCTCCGCTCGCAGCCCGGCTACGACTACAACACTACCCACGTGATTCACGGAATGGATGCCGACCTCATCTGCCTTGGTCTGTCCACGCATGAGAAGCGCGTGTGCATCTTGCGCAATCAGCTCACCGAGACGTTCCAACCAGATCACAACCGCTTCTGCTACTTTAACCTACAGATGTACCGCACGAAACTCATGAAGGACTTCGCAAACATCGAGGGAATGCAGTTTGAGCGCGTCGTCGATGACTTCAtctttctctgctttttTGTCGGTAACGATTTCCTGCCACACGTGCCGCTTGTGTCTATCAAGACGCGTGGCAttgagctgctcctcgatCACTATGTGCGTGACTTCGCGCTGCACGGCTACTTGACTCACCTGGGCGAGGTGGACTACGCCCATCTGCACATCTTTCTCATGAACTTCGCTTCCAAGTGCATGATTAAGCTGACGAAGGAGTACTACGGTATCGTCCGCGCTAGGGAGCGCGCGAAGCAGCACGTGGAGGAGCGCATCACCAAGACTGAGGCGCAAGTATCGGAGGTGCTGGGAACGCTACTGCCAGATCGCAGCAATGCACAAGAGGTCAGTGACGTGTTGCTGGGGCTCATGTCATCTGTGCGAAAAGAGCGTACCCGTCTCGTGGTGGACAAGCAGCCGCTCGGTTTTTCCTACCTCGACAAGATGTACCGCGACGCGTACTACCAACAGAAGTTCGGGTGGGATCATTCGATCAATCGTGCCGCCTTTGAGAACCAAATTCGGCTCTGCTGTGCCGAGTACCTGCGTGGAATGCAGTGGGTGATGCGCTACTATACGAAGGGGTGCCCGTCGTGGGAGTGGTACTTTCCGTACCACTAcgccccgctgctgcaggactTGGCGGCATTCACAGCGACAGTGAATGTCGAAATGCGCATGAGCGCCCCTCTTCACCcagtcgagcagctgctggcggtgctgccgcggttgAGCGTGCACGCCCTGCctgaggagctgcacgagGCTGTGAATGACCCAAAGTCTCTCTTGGGCAAATTCTACCCGGACATGGTAGACGTCGACTTTAGTGAAGCCAACTTCTCGTACCAGGGGGTACTGCGTATTCCCTTCATTAACTGCGAGGCCCTCAGTACGGCGTGCCGAAAGCTCGTCGAGTTGGAGGAGGACTTTGGCAGCACCTTCCTCTACTGCCATGAGTCCACCTTACTTGCGAAACAGTTGGACGCGCTGACTGGTCCGAGCAACAGCTCATTGCCGGTAGCTACCGGCCTGACACCGCCTGTGGTGCCGATCCCCGCCTCGGTAGCATTGACGACACCGATTGCCGGTCGCGTGGGGCGCTACGAGGCGGAGTGGCCGCGACACGAGGAACTGCAGTGTCCCGATCCCGGCATGGCCAAGTTCACGCGCTACGGGAAGCGTATCAAGGAGAATCAGGTGAACCAGTACCGCTACGAGCTTAGCACCCAGGCCGACTACCGTCCCATCCTCATGGCTGCGGAGACGACGACCAACAACGcgacggcagctgcgtcgaAGAGGTCTAAGCGACTGGCAGGGAAAGAttcaccaccgcagcgccgccagcgggATCGTGATGCAGACCATGTTGTCAGCAGCAAAGACGCAAAACGCAAGAGGAGTTTCAGCAGACACGATGACAACAGGGACAAGCGcaagcgccaccgcagcgacggcgagagagagcaggaTGGAAAGAGTCGACGCCGCAGCAAGAACGGCGACGCGAGGGagtcctcttcttcctcacctcACACATCGTCCTCTAGGGATCGCTCAGGCCATGATCACGGCACTCGGCACAGCAGGAGGCTGAGGGATTGCTgcaaggaggggaagaagagctcACAGCACGAAATTCGATCACGCGAGAGTACTAGTGAGGCTCACCCCGCACCCTCGTCTTCATCATCTCAGCgcgcgaagaagaagagtcGAGACGGGAAGGAGTCGAGGACGTCCACAAAAGTGGCGTCGACCAAGACATTGCGGCGAGGTCATCGACAGCGGCACACGCGGGAGAGGAGCGCTTGA
- a CDS encoding hypothetical protein (TriTrypDB/GeneDB-style sysID: LpmP.35.1850): MSGSARSFRSSPVFGSAQAGHSATAIAVRVHSDERLLPGAVQAAASPSLSAATSSPPLKAFFSVNPTHTISATAIGSENGAVTQQRWHADMLEVKAYLNALDAAREDCANAGLYHLAQLCMQRMEKTIRLLAKRIAKEGNAVAERTRQGLNDRQRLQQLNLRKRWKAKVLAHQQNASTMLAAAEQHHHAELMQAGMCKHEELRSTSADHSIGFSWSSEVQHLQSELQLYVRQHRYREAERVQAQLSRLERQERQAQQRNVTQHHAQRLQAMRVEQAAQLASMKAMHQQEKQEMFHAGRVELDAMIRQHAVSLQAVEERRLFLHESAQAILKSYDNADALDPRATGLKLIRLSQLLWTFPKVQQSSEHGE; encoded by the coding sequence ATGAGCGGCAGTGCTCGCAGCTTTAGGTCTTCACCAGTGTTCGGCAGCGCTCAAGCTGGTCACAGCGCCACAGCGATCGCCGTCAGGGTGCATTCGGATGAGCGCCTTCTTCCAGGCGCGGTCCAggctgccgcctctccaTCTTTGTCGGCAgccacctcctcaccacccCTCAAAGCATTTTTCTCTGTAAACCCGACCCATACCATCAGCGCGACTGCGATCGGGTCGGAAAATGGTGCTGtaacgcagcagcgctggcatgCGGACATGCTTGAGGTAAAGGCGTATCTCAATGCGCTGGACGCGGCCCGCGAGGACTGCGCAAATGCGGGCCTCTACCACTTGGCTCAGTTGTGCATGCAACGCATGGAGAAGACCATTCGCCTGCTCGCCAAGCGAATCGCCAAGGAGGGGAACGCCGTGGCGGAGCGCACGCGGCAGGGGTTGAATGACcgtcagcggctgcagcagttGAACCTCCGCAAGCGCTGGAAGGCGAAGGTGTTGGCGCACCAGCAGAATGCCTCAACGATGCTAGCGGCTGCGGAGCAGCATCATCATGCTGAGCTCATGCAGGCGGGTATGTGCAAACATGAGGAACTGCGCAGCACAAGCGCAGATCATTCCATAGGGTTTTCCTGGTCATCTGAAGTACAGCACCTGCAAAGTGAACTTCAGCTGTACGTGAGGCAGCATCGCTATCGTGAAGCGGAGCGGGTGCAGGCTCAGCTAAGCCGACTTGAAAGGCAAGAGCGccaagcgcagcagcggaacgTCACCCAGCAccatgcgcagcggctgcaagCGATGCGAGTGGAacaggcagcgcagctggcCAGTATGAAGGCAATGCACCAacaagagaagcaggagATGTTTCACGCTGGCCGAGTAGAGCTGGATGCCATGATCCGGCAACACGCGGTTTCCCTACAAGCAGTGGAGGAACGACGTCTGTTTCTCCACGAAAGCGCTCAGGCGATTTTGAAGTCGTACGACAACGCCGACGCGTTGGACCCGCGGGCAACGGGGCTAAAGCTGATACGGCTGTCACAGCTACTGTGGACATTTCCCAAGGTGCAGCAGTCGAGTGAGCATGGTGAATGA
- a CDS encoding hypothetical protein (TriTrypDB/GeneDB-style sysID: LpmP.35.1820), with protein sequence MFRRALGPSAGRSLSSVSAAVSRRSYTELSHMKFPVHYGAVCAVVGYFVVMWIIFLRMGSKHTARSEFKTDYLRVWRRKLGTGYQWADAWGPQIDTFFKDLPEEVE encoded by the coding sequence atgttCCGCCGCGCCTTGGGGCCGTCCGCGGGGCGCAGCCTCTCTAGCGTTTCCGCGGCGGTGTCTCGTCGTAGCTACACGGAGCTGTCACACATGAAGTTTCCGGTGCACTACGGCGCCGTCTGTGCCGTGGTCGGGTATTTTGTAGTGATGTGGATTATTTTCCTGCGCATGGGCAGCAAGCATACTGCCCGCTCCGAGTTCAAGACCGACTACCTGCGCGTGTGGCGCCGCAAGCTCGGTACTGGCTACCAGTGGGCCGATGCTTGGGGTCCGCAGATCGACACCTTCTTCAAGGACTTGCCGGAGGAGGTTGAATAA